One Zingiber officinale cultivar Zhangliang chromosome 10B, Zo_v1.1, whole genome shotgun sequence genomic window, GAATCGCCTGAAATACTAAAATAcccttctcgttctttcaactctatttaaaatgcaacaataataataaaataaaagtgacaaaaaataaggaagagactcagaatttacttggttacaatctaggtgcttgttaatctaaggcagttgCAAAGcttactaagaatctccttctttgaaggcggagaagttttTTATACACAATGAAAGCTCAAGCAATTGCTAGGAAGTTAATACAAGAGTTGATCTTCTATTTCCTAACTCCAAggatctttttatagctcctagaaatcctATCTGTAACTTGAGAGCACCTCCAAGGGgaatggagggcgcctccagcgaggcagcaACAGATAAAGGTTTATTCACTGCTAACGACTACTTTGGCCAGGTCGAGGGTACCTTCCAtaggcatggaaggcacctccctTGCTTTGGAAGGCACCCTCCGCTTGAAGGAAGCGGAGGCGCCTTCTATTCctttagaaggcgccttcagcagatTCTCCAGCCTCCATATGGTCTTGAGCTGCTCCGATCGCTTGAGTGATTGCGGcctaccgaaatagggctcacccaaatccaatttccgaccttctgctcgagcaggcttctgctccagcttctcgtctctcgaacgtcgcatacgttcttctcgtccaccggtgtactcttccgcggtacttcgtccctcggatgtaccgagtccgtcggctctctttccgtgtcatccttctcgctagctgcgtcttccgttcgacttcctgtgctcctaagctcctgcacatttagacacagggatcGAACCAAAACAAgatctaacctaacttgattgatcacatcaaaataaccacaggTTCAACAGTGTTTTCTAAACTTAAGCTTTAAATCAATTGTTGTAATTCAAACATGAGATTAGTGCCGCAAATTATTTACTTGAAAAGATCAGCATCTTGTTCTAAGAGCTAGTGTTGCAAGGCAAGTCGCTACTCAGAAAATTATTTGATGCAAAATTAGTTAGAACAATTACAACTTGAGCGTTGCTCAGATATGCCAATAATATTTATGGAGTTAAATTGCTATCAATTCTTCACTTGAAGGCTGAAGATGTTCATTACATAGAAGAATGCAACATGGTTACtttataagaaaaataaactGAAATATATATGAAGATTTTGTGAtgggaatttttattaaaaaaaattaaatcaaacaaaGAAATGTGGTTCTAATGTTCAGAATGATCTAAACACCCTAAATTCCAATCCAATACTTATCAGCTATATCAAGCCAATTAATGTTATGAAAGATAAATACTTTTACTCTACATGTTTCTAGATAGTTAAATTCAAGCCATAATTTTGAGAATTATCTAAACGTCCAAAGATCATATCCAATGATTTGTTGCATCTCAGGTCTGTTCATGAATATCTTTGGCTTAATTTTATGAATATCAATACCATATCTCTGGATGGTGTTTTTGGTCTTCAATGCCTTTAAGTTTGCATAGATTGTTTCTAGGTGCTATTGCACTAATGCAGCTACAGGGAGAGCTTAAAAGGCGTCTTAGTGCAGAAGGCAATTATACAGAGGAAGAACTTGAACCCTCTATTTAGATGGAGTGAAGCAAGGTTCATTAACGGAAGAATAAGGGAGGGGAAGGAAGGGAAAAGTGaggggaagtaaagtatttaacttctcCTTGTTTGGACGGGAGGAAATGTTCATTAACATAAAATGTGTTACTTTGTTTGGGAGGAAAGGAAGAGAAATAAAGGTTAAATAGATAaaggttaaatagataaagttacaaaaatatatttactttttaaattagaaaatttttataatattaatatttattttataaatataaattagatatttttaataaaaattaatttttttatattatcatttaaattagatattatttaataaaaattaatttttttatattattcataataaaacaatgaattatcgataatcaaataattaaatgagaaataatgaaaatagtgattttagaaatcttaaataaaaaaatttgaaagataacgcGGATAACGaaattaaaaaatagtagatATCCTCTTAAATTTTGAGGACAAAAATGATTTTTCCCTTCAATTCAGTTAGAAAACGTGTTGGATCCCCCCCTCTAATAATCTGGCAGCAAGCGAGTTGTGTAATTAGAAATTGGAAATTGAACTCCGACGACATAGCAAAATTAGAAATTGGAacatttcttaaactattaagaataaggataaaattgaaataaaaaatcttttgttttcccttctcCTTCTTACACCCCAATTCGGGGTGTAAGAAAATCTCTTTTTATGTGGATAACAAAGGTTAAAATTTATCcttccttatttttctttccctttcctcactccttcccaatcgaaattcaaaattttccttctccttccttctccttctccttccttcacccccccccctcccaaccagaccttctccttctccttccttcacCCCCCTCCCAACCAGACCAGAAGAGTATATGTAGGATCATAAAAAACGTGATGATTGATTCCTTGTGGAAGCTTAATGTTGCTGATATCGAAGCTACCTTGTCCCGTGTTTTTGTCAGATGGTcagatgatattatttatttagtGTTCTGAATTATAGTTACGATAAATAGATTGCCCGTttcttaatcaatttaaattgtaCAAATCCAAATCTTTCTAAATAAGGTTTGGTGGCATTTTATATTGATACGATTGAGATTCTCCTACCCTGACCAAATGTGGGTCCTACCACATCCACCGGCCAGTCAAATCGACAAATAGTGCGTCGGAGACGGTTGAATCCGTGGGTTGCCTGCCGCCCCACTTCAATTCCGTCGGCACTCGGCAGTCGTTGGAGTATTTGGATCGACCATTCCTGTCGGACAGGGTTCACCATCGGGACCAATCGATGTTAAGTAGGTGGGATGGCCAGCGCGAATGGCGACTCCAACGGCGCGCACAGGCACAGCCGCTGACGCAAGCAACACGCATAGATAGAAGAAGCTGGAGTCGTAACCCCAAGCCGGGGACGCCTGACTTCGCTTCCACGATGACTGAGCGGAAAATGTCCAAACGCTGCCCCAAAAGCCCGACTACCGCCGGGGTCAGCGGCAGTCGCCTCCGCGGTCGTCGCTCCGCTCTCTCCTCCCGCCGTCGCTTCCCCCTACCGAGGGCTATGCGGGTCCTACCCCGTACCTCCTCGGAGCCCCTGCTTCGGACCGTCCGATCCTTCCTCGTTTCCAGCTTCGATTGCGGAATCAAGCGCCGATCGGCCTTAAACCTCCACGACTTCCATGATTCCTCCTCGCTTCCTCGAGATTCGGTTTCGTTTGATGTAGACAACTTTGGTGGTTAGTTCAATCAAAAACTACTGTACCTGCTGGTTCTTATGGTGGTGGATTTTCAGGAAGGGGCAAAGATGGTGGTGAGCGTGGCGGTGGAGGGGAGCCCCGGGCCGATCAGGGCGATTGTGAAGATGGGAGCCAGCGTGGAGGAGGCGATCGCGTTGGTGGTGGATAGGTACAGCAGGGAGGGAAGGATTCCCTTGCTTGACCGGCGATCTGCTGGTTCTTTCCAGCTCTACTACTCCCATTTCAATCTCCAGAGTATGCATCTATGACTTGCCCTCTACCCCTCTGCAGAAATTTACCGAATTCGAATTCTTTTCATGGTAATTAAGCTCTTGGAGTCATGTTAAATACAATTTCTCTTAGCATCGATGATGGAATGTGGTAAATGTACTACGGGCATAATGGTGTGCATAACCTAGGTTATTCGATAGATTGCCAAACCCTGTCCAGAGCAGAATAACAAATCGATATTCTTCTTTGACTAACAAATTTTAATAAtgacttaaaaaaaattcactTGGAGAAAGGTCGTTCCAAGTATTCCTAATAACTAGAATACTCAGTTTCGATGTCATTAAGTTGTTTGCTATATGTtaggatatatatataatgttaatCAAACCTAACATCATAGGAAGTCATATGTACCAATCCAACAAGTGTTggtaatatatacatatatactcAATTCAATCTATTCATTTTGCTTGAGCAAATCTTATCTAGTTCATCCACCACCAAGCGAGAGCATGTTTATAGAAAGCATAGATTGAGCTCTTCATCAACTCAAAAGATAAAACTTAATTCTatgaaaaaaaacttatttaaagatTCCATGTTTAATGACCTGGTTGGGATCAAACTAAGGTTTCAAAATGCactgtaataaaaaaaatggagGTGATCAAATTGACAGGGCAATTCATAAAGATAGCTGATATTGCTCATGGAACTTGCTTTTCCTCTATTTTGGCATACATTTTACATCATATTGTTTCTGGTCTTGCTCCACTTCCATATCTGGATACTAGGTGCTAGTTGAATGAACTAGACAATCCCCttcatctaatttttctttctgtgCCATTTTACTTGTTGGCCTTTTCCATACATTTCTAGTAATATAAAATATGTCTTCATGCACTTTTTTTATTGTGTAGTAACGAAGATAAAAATATAGTGGCCATAGTCTTCAAGGTTTCTTCACATTACCTTCTATTAATATAAATTCTGAACTTATTCCAAGTCTACAGAGTTACTAATTGAGATTTAGAAATGCACTGAAGTTTCACAGTAGTACTTAACAGTATGAGAATTGAAATTAGTAACTTGAACTTAGAATTCTCTGTTATTTTAATTTCGTTGGTTTGCTTATTGTTTTCATCTCGTAAAGAAAGACAACGATCAGTAATAACATCAAATAAGGTGCATGATCTTTCTCAGTAAGAacctttaacaaataaataatgtTTCCTTTTAGGATGAGATAAATGGAGTGCATATTTTTTATATAGCTTTATAGCTTTCTTCCTATCTCTTTCTGGAATGCATGTTTCAACTTTCAATACGTCACTAGGAGTGTTTCAAAGAAATATCATTGCATATTTCATTGATTTTAAACAATATAATTGTCATCCAGCCAATAATGTCTAATAAtgtcatatttaattaattatcagTCTATACATGCCCTCCAAAATAGAATTAGATATCATGTGAAATGTACATCCATGCTTGTTCATATATTAAATGCTAGTTCATACCTAATGCATATTAATAGCATGACTTTTTAGCCCcataagaaaaacaaaaaacgGAGCTCCATGTGTTGATTCATGAATCAACGTCTCTAACAAATTGCACGACTTGTTGAGGCACCTTCCCTAGTACAACTAATTCTAACTAGCATGCTTgaccaaaaagaaaaacaaactggAAAAAATAACACTAGCAAGGACTTTTGAGATGCAAATGACTAATTCAATCAGCTAATTTAGAGCTATATAGTTTGGTCATCCTCATCTCATCTTTGATAAACAAGTTAAACAACCGCATTGGTTGGTTTTTATTGGTTCACAGAGCTATGTGATTTAGAAAACTTTTGGATTTATCGTCTTCATGTTTGGCAAAAGTTTTGAGTTTGTTAGTCTTAGACTGTGATTTTGAAAATTCTCAAGAATGAAAACCTTCTGATTGGGAAAAAAACACACACAATTTTAACAGGCATAAGCAAAAGTGACAAGATTGGAGAAGTTGGTGGCAGGAGTTTTTATCTTCACACAAACAGACACTTCGACACCTTCCACTTTGAAAGCGCAAGCAGTGATCTGACACCACAGAGTATTCCATCTGACTTTTTTCTTGCATTTGTGACTAAAGGATTACAGAAGATTGGCAGGCGAACGAGAAAAATATGGAGGATGGTGGCTTGTATTGCATGCATATTCGATTGACAAATATCTGTTCGAGTTAATATCACACACATTGCTGATTGCGTATCTAGATATATAGATAGATAAAAATCTATATAGTTTACTAACAACCATTTGCATATTTGATAATGGTTGTTCAGTAGGATTACCCAACGTGTTTTGGCAAGAGATTTTCTTCGTCAAACATATGTGATCTGTAATCTCCAATTCATAGTTAAGGTGGCCTTGTACACTGCTGTTTGTATCCATTTGACATTACATTTGCTAACAGGTTTACAACTTAATTATCTTCTGCTGTGCGTGTGCCTAGCTATTTTCCTTCATTTTAGTGCTCCAGCTGAAAATTCTATTTAATCATTCAAACTCTACAAAGTAGCCCCTCGATAGTCTTGCTATCCGGATCTGCGAGAGAAAATGAAGAAGCAATTAGTGGTCATAATTAGAGGATTAAATCCGGATctagaagagaaaaagaagaaccaATTAGTGGCCATAATTAGAGGATGAAATCCGACCGGATTTAATGGCCCTGAATTAAACTGCTAAAACCCCATCTATATAAACTAATCACCAGACTTCCAAAGCTCAGAAGAATTAACTAGTGAGATCAGATTATGGACGACCAAAGTCGATCATCTGCTCCGGTGGAATCCCTCGTCAGCCGGCTCGACCAATTTGATCTTCGGGTACGTTTACATTCCTTCTTTTTTACATCGTGATTTATGAATGATAAATGGAATGCTACTTGCATAATGTGAGAATTGATGCAGTTGAGGCAGATAGAGGAGAAGCAGAGACTCCTTCCTGCACCGGAATGCTACTTCACCGCCGACGTGAAGCTCTTGGCGAAGAAGCgccgcggcggcggcggcggcggcggcggcggccaacACTGCCGATACACTTCCCTGTCCGCCATGCACGACTTGGAAATAAAGGACGCTCTTTTGGACCGTCTCCACATGCTCGAGACGCGAATCCGTCAGGTAATTAATATAATTAGACGACGGCGTTAAATCGTCGTTGTCGGCTCATGTTTCTTGCCTTCCGTAGCTGAGTTCGGAGCTGGACAAGGACATCGGCGGTGGCGGCGCCTCCCCTGCGGAGACTGTAGTGCGCGCAGAGAAGAACAAGGAGAGCGGCGGCGCCCGGTCGTGGAGGTCGGTGGTTTCGTTCAAGAGCGGCGCCCGTGAGCTCCCGAGTCAGAAGCCCATCATCATAAAGGTGAGCGCGCGGCCTCCTAACTTGATGCTCGAGGTGATCGATCGAGGGTAATTAAACTCGCAACGCATTGTCGATCGCTTGATGCCGTGTGCCTGGTGTCGAAGGTGAAGGAGCTGGAAAAAGCGGTGGGCGCGGCGGAGAAGGCGGTGGGCGCCGCTTGCCAGACCGAGAGGAGACGGGCGGAGCGTGCGCGGCTCTATCGGAGATGGCTCACGGTTGGATGCTGACAGGTTCGACGGTCAGACTTGGCATCGATCGCATGaacaaataaatatttccttttatttccgTTTCGAACTAAATATTCTTTTGAGGCagaataaattttgattttcctcttttgttttttctttgtcTATTCCATGGATATTTAGATCGACAGGAATTAAGTTAAAGTTCTCATGAAATTACACGTATTGGATCGAGGATATACGTTTTAGTGCGTTAATATGAATTTATTAGAAATGTGTCTaagtaaatattaattttttcgtGCATATCTCACTTGTAGTTTGTAATATGTTCATGCACAACATAATTTAATGAAGGAACAATTTCCCAAGAGTTGGAGTGAAGAATGTATTATTTGGTCCTATTGATttgatcatttaaaaaaaatatttatacacATTTGATGATATCCGAAAATACATTTGATCATATCCGAAAATCGATGAGATAGAAAGTTGAAGATGTGGATGTCTCGTTGACTGCTCATGGACTCTGTTCCATACTGTAAGATAGATGACGTCAATGCCGAACCAGGGAAGAGGTCCCTAGCGttggccttccgacgctcaagtcagtcaccggcgatgaagTAGAAGCCAGAACAACAAGAACGAAGCCTATAGCTCAAACAGTATATCGCGTACCTCTGTTGATGTTTGGACCCCTTTATATACAGTTCCTGTAGCGCGCGTGCCCGCTCCCCAAGGCGAGCACGCTTCCCAAAGTTTCCCCTGAAAATACTTGTcggtaaagtgtctctgacacaataccttaacaagccgagcATATTTTTGATGTGACAGTAGAATCTTCTGTCGTATGATCTTCTGGTTGACTATACCTGATGTCAgtgacactaactcccaaaaggatattgatGGATAACACAGGGGGTCTACTGCTAGGCCGAGCGAAATAACACCCTCGACTAGAGTTTCGCTGTGTTCGTACTACGTCCGCTCGACTATAACACCGCTACGACTACCGAATCCTATTGTCGGGCCGAGCAGAATAGCTGCTCGGCCAGAATATCGTATCCTCCTGGCGTCCAACACCTCCTTAAGCGTCGGCTATTCGGCGCATTCCCCTTGAGTCAAAGGTAGGGTTGGATCGGGCACCTTCTTCTCCCGGTTGGGGACCTGATTACCCGACCAACCGATACACTTATCGTTCGTTCGGCTATATGATACCCgaacgttgaccgccttgactttgactccCATCGTGGCTACTATCCCTTGTAGGGTGGGCCCCTCCTTATGGTGTTGTCGTGCTCCTTCTACCTTTGGCCCTTTGGGCGGCTGGTGGTTGTTCATTAGTTAGCGCTCGGTCGCCATCAAGGGTTCGGTCGGCGCCTCTTTTCTTCTCGTCGTTTGGACTTCTTCCATATTTATGTATTTATTAGCTTTCTTGAGCAGGCGATCGAAATCTCTGGGCATCTTCCTAATGAGCGATCGGAAAAAATCTCCTTCAACCAGCCCttgagtgaaggcgttcatcatcgtttcgGATGAGACGAAGGGGATGTCCATGACCACTTAATTGAAACgtttgatgtaggctcggagtgcTTCTCTCGATCATTGCTTCAGGGAGAAGAGCctgacgctcgtcttctgatagcgtcggctgctggTAAAATAGTGCAGGAATgcagctcggaagtccttgaagctgtgtatggatccgtccggcaatcgtCTGAACTAGCGTTGTACCAATCCGAAGAAGGTAGTAAGAAAGACTCAGCACTTTACCCCATCTGTATATTGGTATAGCGTGACTTCATTTTCGAACCtatccagatgatcatttggAACGGTCgatccgttgtattccccgatcgccagcTGGGTATAGTGTCTAggtagagggtcttgtaagatctcctcggaGAACTGTCGATTGATCCGTTTGGGTGAAGCGTGGCTCTTGGGCGCTTAGCCTTTTTGTGCGTTCCGAACGGGTGcgtcatccgaagatgatccctGCTCTTGATTCTCTTGGGTTATTTTCGGAGGGGGTTTGAAATAAGGTACAATGGAAGGGGATCACCGTGGGCGACACTTCCCCCCGTGTGTCGGTCGACCTCCTATTCCGCCCCCATACGGAGACTTGCTTCGCTTGTCTCCCGGCTATCGACGTTGCAGGCTGTGGTGCTTATCGATTGGCTAACAcctcttgttgttgttgctcgaccATTTTTGCCGATCGAGCTTGTacgagcatgtcgagctcctcctAGGTGAGCATCACGGTAGTGAgtcgtccagcgtcctccatcttctggATTTGGATGCAGGTTAGGTTCCTACAGACGacgccaatatgatcctgtctgaaagtcgatgagatggaaaacTGGGGATGTGATGTCCCGCTGACCGCTCGTGGACTCTGCTCCGCCCTGCAAGACAGATGatgtcagtgtcgagccagggaagcaGTCACCGGCGTTGgctctctgacgctcaagtcagtcaccggcgatgaagTAGAAGACGGAGCAACAAGAATGAAGATTATAGCGCAAACAGTGTATCGCGTACCTCCCCCAATGCTTgggcccccctttatatagagctcctgtagcatGTGTGCCCGCTCCCCAAGGCGGGCATGCTTCCCAAAgtttttccctgaaaagacttgtcaataaagtgtccctgacacaataccttaacaagtCAAATATATCTTTGATGTGAGTGAAAGTTTCAGTCGTACAATCTTCTGGTTGACCATGCCTGGTGCCAGCgatactaactcccaaaaggatgttgatgGATAAAACAGGGGGTTTGCTGCTAGGCCGAGTGGAATAGCCACTCGGCCGCCAGAGTTTCGCTGTGTCCGTACTACGTCCGCTCGGTCGTAACTCTGCTGCGACTACCGAATCTTGTTGTCGGGCTGAGCGGAATAGCTGCTCAGCCAGGATACCGTATCCTCCTGGCGTCCAACACCTCCTTAAGAGTCGGCTATTCTCCGCATCCCCCGAGTCAAAGGTAGGGTCGGATCAGACACCTTCTCCTCCCGGTCGGGGACCTGATCATCGCCCGACCGACCAATACACTTATCGTTCATTTGACCATATGATACTCAAacattgaccgtcttgactttgactccTATCGTAACTACTATCTCCACAGGGTGAGCCTCTCCTTATCACCACATCAATATTATTGGGACTCAAAGATTACAAATTAAATTGTAGATATTATATATATTACATTAAGCGCAAAATTTGAATTGATTCTTTGAGCATCATAAactcaaaacatgcaattaaaataaatactagataaaCATACATTCATAGAGAATTTAACGTGGTTTAAAAATGTCTCTCTCTCTTTGATTTACCGTATAATTGTAGAAATACATGTAATTTGTTGCTGTAAAAACTTAATTTCTCTAAGCATCGATCGATGATGCAATGTGGTAAATGTACTATGGGCGTAATGACGTGCATAACCTAGGTTATTCGATAGATTGCCAAACCCTGTCCAGAGCAGAATAACAAATCGATATTCTTCTTTGACTAACAAATTTTAATaatgacttaaaaaaaaaaatcacttggaGAAAGGTCGTTCCAAGTATTCCTAATAACTAGAATACTCAGTTTCGATGTCATTAAGTTGTTTGCTATATGTtaggatatatatataatgttaatCAAACCTAACATCATAGGAAGTCATATGTACCAATCCAACAA contains:
- the LOC122029454 gene encoding uncharacterized protein At4g22758-like; protein product: MLSRWDGQREWRLQRRAQAQPLTQATRIDRRSWSRNPKPGTPDFASTMTERKMSKRCPKSPTTAGVSGSRLRGRRSALSSRRRFPLPRAMRVLPRTSSEPLLRTVRSFLVSSFDCGIKRRSALNLHDFHDSSSLPRDSVSFDEGAKMVVSVAVEGSPGPIRAIVKMGASVEEAIALVVDRYSREGRIPLLDRRSAGSFQLYYSHFNLQSISKSDKIGEVGGRSFYLHTNRHFDTFHFESASSDLTPQSIPSDFFLAFVTKGLQKIGRRTRKIWRMVACIACIFD
- the LOC122029453 gene encoding uncharacterized protein LOC122029453, whose translation is MDDQSRSSAPVESLVSRLDQFDLRLRQIEEKQRLLPAPECYFTADVKLLAKKRRGGGGGGGGGQHCRYTSLSAMHDLEIKDALLDRLHMLETRIRQLSSELDKDIGGGGASPAETVVRAEKNKESGGARSWRSVVSFKSGARELPSQKPIIIKVKELEKAVGAAEKAVGAACQTERRRAERARLYRRWLTVGC